gtttgtcttggtatgcgtgatgattgtgatgttTTGATCGAGCCCAGACGGTGAGGAGTTTTTCAGGAGTCCGGAGCTCTTTggggatcagcaggaccagcaagaccagcaggagtacgtgaatcaaggcaagtatagcatgggcctaccttgttgtcctactcaTCTTTAAGCATTTCACTctgcatgtgtataatattgcaaactataaggacatcctagctgttgatgacaattaccttgtttccgagggtttttattgcatatgggtagaagtgctagtgctctaactccaattatatatgatctgaaatcagtgatggaaccatggttaattgattaaacatgattatgataaatggaacatagggctatggtacaaatgactgttggtcaggttgtcctagaccctccgtaaggacttatctgtcggcaaaagctgggacttacagtgcaaccgggagagtcatatggctctgactttagctcagtaataggatcttttctaactcgttagaggttacccgaaagggcgcaagaggcgcttgccactttgggtgtagggctgcccctgtttctatgagtatagccgcgatggaaatgtgccatagaaaaggggggttttctacatctgcctgccgaggaaacctcgcggccctaactggttagaataggcctatggaaggcttcatagtgtaccctgcccgctcatcttggtagtgtttgggggtcgacggatcccgggcatatgggcaacacgactcacggtgaaagtgcacaacctctgcaaagtgtaaaactgttataacagccgtgctcacggtcacgagcggcccggaaaactcacagaataactggttactgaTGGCTATATGGTACTtgatgatgtataattatgctttaatgtgactgaatgacttactatggttctaataactgatcatatgggatatttgtgagcttaagcataaactataataattaatgataaaacaCTGACCTACTAAAAGCTGATGCAGTGAACCTAGTTTAGCCGgtttgagcctcataaatcctcatgctatgcttgtggggtacgagatgtactcacgcttgtatatttcttttctttggataaaaatcccggatgggtaacagatggtggtggctatgaggactaccctgaggactattaggcttgtgcttcaccagtcgaccttccctgtgtgagggccatgagatagttatcttagattatcatatttatatttccgctgttatgccagactttgtgatgtaataactacgtttgttgtaaacactgcgatgatggtatttaatttgtgacttatgtgtgtgattgatctctgggcgcacataagtttatgcattcaatttcttccttgaaattgggtgtgacaaattggtatcagagtcgtgttgactgtaggacgcaagcctagttagcaATGGTCGatatagagtttttgttttatttatttaatgctttctatcttactttttgttattttataaaatttattatgcTTATATCACTTATTCTATTGCCAAAATATTGATCTaatcttaaaataaaatttatagatgccgCCTGTCACGAGGTCTCGCTGTGCCAGCACCAGGAGCTACATTTCTCAGTTCACGCCCCAGTCGTCCCAGCCAGTGGTGGACATCTCCGACAATGAGACCGTCCCCATGGAGGAAGAGGACCCAGCGATGGTGACAgaggtggatgatgatgatgagaattGGATGGACTCCCCTGTAGCAGCTGCACCTGTTCCACCTCCACCCACAGCACCTGCTGCCCCTGCTGCACCTGCACCACTAGCTCCACCAGTTGCACCTGCTGCCCCTGCTGTACCAGAGGTGGTGCCTCCAGCTGGTCCTGAGGAAGAAAACCCAGGATGGACTACCACCATCCACTACAAGTATCCTTCAATGACAGCCTACTTCCACAACTTGCTTAGGGAGATGCTGGATACTTACTATGCCGATAAGGAGATTGGCATTAGGTACTGCTGTGCAGAGTACACACACCCCTATGAGGCCACGTACTGGAGGTCGGATCTTACCATCACTGTGGGGAATGAGGCACATGACAGCTACATGGCGGAGAGCATCCATGGACACGTTGCTAGGCGAGCTGAGGCACAGGACAGCATGGAGGACGCCGCCCAGATGGCTTACACTCACTACCATGGCCTTCGCTATGAGGCCATGAGAGCAGACCAGTACAAGTTCCTCCCTCGCCATGATTCTACTATTGGTACTTGGTCTATTGAGAACCCGCAGGAGGTTGACACGCCATTGGATGCAACTGTTAGGCATATGCATGTCCTGCAGATGGCCAATGATGACCTACAGGAGGAGCTACGTGATCAGCAGGATTCCATAGATCGCTTCCAGGAGATGGTGGACAGCCTTAGAGAGCAGCTTGAGTTGCCACCgctctacaagaagaagaccgCACCTCCTAGCATCTCCGGCGACGCACCATAGGCCTAGGATGTCATAGTTGTTTTATTTCGAAGTCCCGTTGTGTCAGTTGAGTTTGAAGTGCTTGTGAACAATTGATGTGTCCGTTGAATTTGTTTGTGTATTTGCATGATTCGAATCTTTGTAATGACTGCTGGAAGGTTGTGGATTTATCTACAAACTTCTGTTACCTTAAGTTTAATTATCGAATGCTTAGTTGGGTTGGTATGTTCTGTTGTTGCTGTGCTGTTTTTCTGGAGCAGCCTGTGATGTTTAACTTCTATCTCTGAAGTGGTATGTCCAAAAactttgaaaaattttgtggaGGAAACTAGACTGATGTATCTCTCTTTTGCAACTGGAACCACGTTAAAACCTGCTCGGATCTGGGAGATATCCTTGTTACAATCTGGGACTATTGCGCAGACTAGAGCCCAGAACAGATTCGCATTACCCCTGTTTTTGATCAAGATAATGTCAGAATCTGTGAAAGTGGTCTGAACAAAAGTTGTAAAacattttataagctttccaaactTGTATGACACGCCTctgttggatctcagaaactcgAGTTATGAGTCAAATACTGCACTGCTGATTttgcatcctgtccagaaaaattTCAGCAAAGCCTATTTGATATTATAACCAGTTATTAATTATGGAAAGGTCTCTAAAAGCTTATTCCTTTGTTGGAAACAGATGGCTGATGAaggaggaagaggccgtggtcgAGGTCGAGGCCGTGGCCGTGGATGTGGCCGTGGCGCACCGGTGgacccaccgccaccaccacagccTGTGACAATGGAGCAGCTCATGTTGATGCAAACTCAATTGATGCAAACTATGATGGATCGCCTGGATCACCAGCCCGCCGTCGTACCACCACCGGTCCAGGTTCGAGATAAGAGgggagagttcatgaagggacgtccCCCTATGTTTACACATGCTAGTGACCCTTTACAAGCTGATGATTGGTTAAGAGCtgtggagaagcagctgaacattgctcagtgcaatgacatggagaaggtgttgtatgcctcTGGACAACTGCAAGGGGCTGCACAGGAATGGTGGGAGTCTTACCAATATGGACGCCCAGACAACGCACCGCCTGTCACTTGGAGGGAATTCACCGAGGGTTTCCGGTCTTACCATATTCCAGAGGGGCTCATCGAGCTCAAACAAGAGGAGTTCCGTGCTCTCAAGCAAGGCTCCATGACTGTCGCTGAGTACCGTGACAAGTTCGCTCAATTGTCACGTTACGCTCCGGGTGAAGTAGTCAAGGATTCTGACAAGCAACGTCGTTTCCTGAAAGGACTGTATGATGGCATGCAACTGCAGTTGATGTCCAATGTTTACCCCAGCTTCCAGGAACTTGTGAACCGCGCTATTTTGATTGACAATAAGCGCAAAGAGATGGATGCTAAGAAGAGGAAGATTCAGGGGCAAGCATCTAGCAGCAACACTCGTCCGCGCGTGTTTCCTCAGCAGGGCTTTCCTCCCAGGAACCAGAGGCCCCCTAGTCAGTGGAATCAGGGCCAGTACCCTCCGCGCAACCAAAACCAGAACCAGCAGCGTCCCCAGTACCAGCAGCAGTTTAGTAATCAACGCCCTCAGCAGCAAGCTAACCCCCAGGCACCACGTCCAGGTGTGCCCAGCAATGCTCCAGTGAAGACAGCAGTGGCAAACAACCCAAATGCTTGCTACCGTTGTGGTGAAGTGGGTCACTATGCCTATCAGTGCCCGAAGAAGCAGAACCCCTCAGCTCCACAGAATCAGAACAACAATCAGAGGCCCAATGCTCGACCACCCCACACTGGAAGTGTGAACCATGTGTCTACTGAATCAGCTCAGGAGGCACCCGAGGTCATGCTGGGTACGTTTAGTATCAACTCCATCCCTGCTACTGTACTTTTTGATTCCggagcttcgcattctttcatctcGCAAGCTTTTGTTAGAGTACATAGCATAGCTTTATGTGCCATGAAAAACT
This window of the Sorghum bicolor cultivar BTx623 chromosome 7, Sorghum_bicolor_NCBIv3, whole genome shotgun sequence genome carries:
- the LOC110437225 gene encoding uncharacterized protein LOC110437225, producing the protein MPPVTRSRCASTRSYISQFTPQSSQPVVDISDNETVPMEEEDPAMVTEVDDDDENWMDSPVAAAPVPPPPTAPAAPAAPAPLAPPVAPAAPAVPEVVPPAGPEEENPGWTTTIHYKYPSMTAYFHNLLREMLDTYYADKEIGIRYCCAEYTHPYEATYWRSDLTITVGNEAHDSYMAESIHGHVARRAEAQDSMEDAAQMAYTHYHGLRYEAMRADQYKFLPRHDSTIGTWSIENPQEVDTPLDATVRHMHVLQMANDDLQEELRDQQDSIDRFQEMVDSLREQLELPPLYKKKTAPPSISGDAP